A genomic region of Arachis hypogaea cultivar Tifrunner chromosome 5, arahy.Tifrunner.gnm2.J5K5, whole genome shotgun sequence contains the following coding sequences:
- the LOC112800219 gene encoding probable L-type lectin-domain containing receptor kinase S.5 has product MFDHFIGFNFQHSNDMAHSLIPLYIVVAVLILVTIGIISIIRRFVYCLKCISKMISQSGSDKTLVNTLRNLPGTPKEYRFEDLKMATNNFDDVKNKLGQGGFGAVYRGTLPKDKTQVAVKKFLRDKISSTHDFLAELTIINSLRHKNLVRLLGWCHKNGILLLVYEYMPNGSLDHHLFFKEGTNKTPLSWHLRYKIISGLVAALNYLHNECDKKVIHRDLKASNIMLDSDFNARLGDFGLARAIENKKTSYANLHGVPGTMGYIAPECLYIGKATRESDVYGFGAVLLEVVCGQRPWTKNLDYQFLVDWVWHLHRQGRILEAVDPRLENEFEAEEAERVLKLGLACSHPIASERPKMQTIVQIISGSVPVPYVPPFKPPFVWPAADQSGASSGDPSSSEPTAATLEYSPINTTFFAR; this is encoded by the exons aTGTTTGATCACTTTATTGGTTTCAATTTTCAACACTCCAACGACATGGCGCATTCACTGATCCCTCTGTATATTGTAGTGGCTGTTCTAATACTTGTAACCATAGGTATTATCAGCATCATTCGTAGATTTGTGTATTGCCTCAAATGCATAAGCAAAATGATAAGCCAAAGTGGGTCAGACAAGACGCTGGTGAACACATTGAGGAACCTCCCGGGAACCCCCAAAGAGTACAGGTTTGAGGATCTGAAGATGGCAACCAACAACTTCGATGATGTCAAGAACAAGCTAGGACAAGGTGGTTTTGGTGCTGTTTACAGAGGAACACTTCCTAAGGACAAGACCCAGGTGGCTGTCAAGAAGTTCTTGAGGGACAAGATCTCTAGCACACATGATTTCCTGGCTGAGCTCACCATCATCAATTCTCTTCGTCACAAGAACCTTGTCCGCTTACTTG GATGGTGCCACAAGAATGGGATACTACTTTTAGTATATGAGTACATGCCTAATGGAAGCTTAGATCATCACCTTTTCTTCAAGGAAGGGACCAACAAAACCCCATTAAGTTGGCATCTAAGATACAAGATCATATCAGGGTTGGTTGCTGCTTTGAACTACCTACACAACGAATGCGATAAGAAAGTGATCCACAGAGATCTCAAAGCAAGTAACATCATGCTAGACTCTGACTTTAATGCACGCTTAGGCGATTTTGGTTTGGCTCGTGCAATTGAGAACAAGAAGACATCTTATGCAAATTTGCATGGTGTTCCTGGAACTATGGGCTACATTGCACCAGAGTGCTTATACATCGGAAAGGCCACGCGTGAATCCGACGTGTATGGATTCGGCGCAGTCTTGCTGGAGGTGGTGTGTGGACAGAGGCCATGGACAAAGAATTTGGACTATCAGTTTCTTGTGGATTGGGTTTGGCACTTGCACCGCCAGGGAAGGATACTAGAGGCAGTAGATCCAAGGCTAGAGAATGAGTTTGAGGCTGAAGAAGCAGAGAGGGTATTGAAATTGGGGTTAGCATGCTCTCACCCCATTGCAAGTGAGAGGCCTAAGATGCAGACAATTGTTCAGATCATATCAGGGTCAGTTCCTGTGCCTTATGTTCCACCCTTCAAGCCACCTTTTGTGTGGCCTGCCGCGGATCAAAGCGGCGCTTCCTCGGGTGATCCTTCTTCAAGTGAGCCTACAGCTGCAACTTTAGAGTACTCTCCCATTAACACAACCTTCTTTGCTCGTTAA